CCCTGTGGGTTACCTCCCGTGACCTGGGCGGAATTCTGGGCCTGGAGCTGCGCGAACAGCTCCTGCTGCCAATCCCCATGCTGGTCAAACGGACCTTGGACTTGGTTCTCGCCCTGGTGGGTGGGCTGTTCATCCTGCCGCTCCTTGGGTTGATCGCTCTTGCCATCAAGCTAGATTCCAGGGGACCGGTGTTCTACCGCTCGGAGCGCATGGGCCGTGATGGCCACCGCTTCGTGGCACTCAAATTTCGTTCCATGCGCGGTGATGGTGAAGCGCTGTTGCGGGAATTATTACAGCGTGATCCGGAAAAGCGGAAAGAATACGAGCAGTATCACAAGCTCACCAGCGACCCCCGCGTAACGCCAGTGGGACGCCTGCTCCGCGCCTGGAGCCTCGATGAACTCCCTCAGCTTTGGAATGTATTGAAGGGCGATATGAGCCTTGTTGGCCCGCGCGCCTATTTGGAGCGCGAGCGGCCAGACATGGGAGAAAAATCGAATCTCATCTTGAAGGTGAGACCCGGTATCACGGGCCTGTGGCAAGTCAGCGGCCGCAACGAGCGCACCTTCGGCGAGCGGGTGGATATGGACGTCTACTACGCCCGCAACTGGTCCGTTTGGCTCGACTTTTGGATTCTTGCCCGGACAGCCACGGCGGTTTTGCAGGGGAAGGGGGCGTACTGAGAGGATAAGCTGCAATAATTTCATTCAAAGAAATACATCGTCACCTAATGCATTTTTTTTATTAAAAAAACCTGCCTTTAAAACTTAAAACTTTTTGCTTAGGGGAAAATAATCCATGAAAATTCTCATTCTTGGGGGGGACGGCTTTTGCGGTTGGCCCACTAGCCTGCATCTTTCCGCGCTTGGTCATGAGGTTGCCATCGTGGACAACTTGTCGCGCCGGTGTATCGATGTTGAGCTTGAGTGCGAATCCTTGACGCCGATCCGGCCCCTGGGCGAACGGTTGCGTGCTTGGAAAGAAATTTCCGGTAAGACCATCGCCTTCCACAACTTTGACGTGGCCGTGAACTATCAGCGCCTGCTGGATCTGCTCAGGGAATGGCAACCCCACGCCATTGTGCATTTTGCCGAGCAGCGAGCGGCGCCCTACTCGATGAAGAGCAGCCATCACAAACGCTACACCGTCAGCAACAACCTCAATGCCACCAACAACGTGCTTGCCGCCGTGGTTGAAAGTGGGCAGGACATCCACATTGCCCACTTGGGCACCATGGGCGTCTATGGTTATGGCACGGCCGGCATGAAAATCCCGGAAGGTTACCTCCAGGTGAAAGTGGAAACCGACGAAGGCAAGCTGCTGGACAACGAAATTCTTTACCCGGCCAATCCTGGCAGCATCTATCATATGACCAAAACCCAGGACCAGCTTCTGTTCTTCTTCTATAACAAGAACGACAAGGTCCGTATCACCGATCTCCACCAGGGCATCGTCTGGGGCACGCAAACCCAGGAAACCAGGCTGGATGAGCGCCTGATCAACCGTTTCGATTATGACGGCGATTATGGCACTGTTCTGAATCGTTTTTTAATGCAGGCGTCTATTGGTTACCCTCTTACGGTGCATGGAACGGGCGGCCAGACCCGCGCCTTTATCCATATTCAGGATACCGTGCAGTGCATTCAGATCGCCTTGGAAAATCCCCCCGCTCCGGGTGACCGGGTGCAGATATTTAATCAGATGACCGAGACCCATCGTGTGCGTGATCTGGCCCAGATGCTCTCCGAGCGTACCGGCGTCAAGATTGACTATCTGTCCAACCCCCGTAACGAAGCGGACGAAAACGACTTGCATGTCAAAAACGACCGCTTTCTCGCATTGGGTCTGGACCCGATCACGCTGAACGAAGGGCTCATGGAGGAGGTGACGGATATTGCCCGAAAATATGCTCACCGGTGCGACCAGAGCAAGATTCCTTGTACCTCGCTCTGGAAGCGGCCTAAGGAGAAAGCAAGTGAGTTGGTGCAGTTGCGGCATGTAGCCGGTAATCAGATGTAGAAAATTTCACTGAATGAACATACATGAAAGATTTTTTCCAGAGGTTGGTGCTGGCGGTTTCAGCCGGGTGGATGGCACCATAGCATTCTACACGCGGATAAATGCTTTACTGCGCCCCGATATGACCGTGCTTGATTTTGGGGCGGGCCGTGGCCAAGGTCCTGTGGATGATCCCGTGCCCTACCGCAGGGAACTGCGCACCCTGAAGGGGAAATGTCGCAAAGTAATAGGCGCTGATGTGGATGAAGCGATAAAAGAAAACCCTGCTATCGATGAAGGGCATGTGATAGCAATGGGCGCTCCATTACCGTTTAATGATCACTCCTTTGACTTGATTGTGAGCGATCATACCTTTGAGCACCTCAGCGATCCAGCATCGGTGGCAGCGGAATTCGACCGGGTGCTTAAACCGGGCGGGTGGATCTGCGCCCGTACCCCCAACCGATGGGGGTATATTGGTTTGGGAGCCAACTTAGTACCCAACCGTTGGCATGTGGCTTTTTTACGCCGCTTGCAGCCCCATCGCCAGGAAATTGATGTCTTTCCCACGGTCTACCGGATGAATACCCAACGCGCGCTCAAACGTTATTTCCCTCTTGATGACTACGAGCACTGTCATTATGGTCAGTTTGCGGAGCCCGCATACTTTGGAAACTCGCGCCTGATGTGGGCGTTAATGCTCATAATATTTCGCTTCATGCCGGAGATTTTGGCCCCGACGTGGATGATTTTTTTGAAAAAAAAGCAGCCTTTTTAGATGGCTACCCGGAACCCTAGTTTCAACCTGCTTCGTGAGGAATGTCGCGCTAGGTATAATTGGGTAGCTACCATGCGGGTACCCTCCCTAGGTAGTTTAAATCTGGTTACAGCCTTGGTATTGATAGGCGCGTTAGTATTTCTAAGCGCCTGCGCGGAACGTGGACAGCTAGCCCAGGCTCCAGGCAATACGCCGTTCTGGTTTGAGCCTCGGGCTAATCAGCAGCTTGACGAACAAGTTGCAAAGCTTTTAGCCAAGGAGGCGGCTGTTGTCGTATTGCGCGCGTCCTTGCAAGGCCCCATCGATCACTACGATTTGCCGGTGCTAGTCAATCGTCTGCGCCAAGCTGAATCATCGCTGCCTGTCCTCCTGTATACCTGGAATAGCCGTTATCTAGCGAAGGGTAATCGCAGCGGTAAAGAAATCATGAGATGGCTAGCCCAGGAATCCACCCTCCAAATGACCTCTCTTAAGGGTACTCCCATGCCTTCCTTTGGGGATGTCATGAATCCTGATTACCGGAGGCGCACCGTGGAGGCCATTGTTAAGGCTCTGGAGCAGAGTGGCGTGGATGGCATAGCCGTAGACCTGGCAGTTCGTACCCCGCGTTTCCGGCCAAAGCCGCTTGCTGAGCGGTGTGCCGCGCACCCGGAGTTCTGCGAGCAATACGCCCAGGGAATGGATACGCTTTTTGCCAGTCTTGACACAGCATTGGGGGAACGCCCGCTACTTTATAATGGCTTGTGGAATTTTGGCGAGGGAATGATCGATGATCAAATTGAATTACTGAAGCATGCGGATGCCGCAATCGTGGAGTACTTTGGCATGAACCCACGGGAGAAAGCGCACTCCTTCAGTCAAGATATTTTACCTTACCTTGAAGTAATGCAGCATTTAAAAGCAGAAAAGCAACTCTTCGTCTTTGGCCGGGGTCCGTGGACCTACACGAATTACCAGGAAGATTACCTCTGGCAGCGCTACCTCTACTGCGCTTTTCTTCTCGCTAAACAAAAAAATACCCTGTTTAAATACCATGCGAGCTTTCAGGTTCCAGCTCATGCAGGCCGATCAGGCGGCCTAGACGTTTACGCGGATTGGCGGCTGGACCTTGGCGAGCCGGAAGGAGCGTACCAGCTTAAAAAGGGTTTATATATTCGCAAGTTTGAAAAGGGCATGGTAGTGGTTGCCCCCGATGACGGTGAAGGGGGAACATTGACTCTAGATGCTTCTTTTTACACCCCTGAGGGCAAGCGGGTTCAGAGAGCGATTAATTTAAGTCCAGGGGAAGGCCAACTCTTATTCAAGCAACGTTTGAATCGAAAATCCGCAAGCCATGTGATTGATGTGCAGTCTGCTGA
This sequence is a window from Nitrosococcus oceani ATCC 19707. Protein-coding genes within it:
- a CDS encoding NAD-dependent epimerase/dehydratase family protein yields the protein MKILILGGDGFCGWPTSLHLSALGHEVAIVDNLSRRCIDVELECESLTPIRPLGERLRAWKEISGKTIAFHNFDVAVNYQRLLDLLREWQPHAIVHFAEQRAAPYSMKSSHHKRYTVSNNLNATNNVLAAVVESGQDIHIAHLGTMGVYGYGTAGMKIPEGYLQVKVETDEGKLLDNEILYPANPGSIYHMTKTQDQLLFFFYNKNDKVRITDLHQGIVWGTQTQETRLDERLINRFDYDGDYGTVLNRFLMQASIGYPLTVHGTGGQTRAFIHIQDTVQCIQIALENPPAPGDRVQIFNQMTETHRVRDLAQMLSERTGVKIDYLSNPRNEADENDLHVKNDRFLALGLDPITLNEGLMEEVTDIARKYAHRCDQSKIPCTSLWKRPKEKASELVQLRHVAGNQM
- a CDS encoding class I SAM-dependent methyltransferase, whose protein sequence is MNIHERFFPEVGAGGFSRVDGTIAFYTRINALLRPDMTVLDFGAGRGQGPVDDPVPYRRELRTLKGKCRKVIGADVDEAIKENPAIDEGHVIAMGAPLPFNDHSFDLIVSDHTFEHLSDPASVAAEFDRVLKPGGWICARTPNRWGYIGLGANLVPNRWHVAFLRRLQPHRQEIDVFPTVYRMNTQRALKRYFPLDDYEHCHYGQFAEPAYFGNSRLMWALMLIIFRFMPEILAPTWMIFLKKKQPF
- a CDS encoding putative glycoside hydrolase, whose amino-acid sequence is MRVPSLGSLNLVTALVLIGALVFLSACAERGQLAQAPGNTPFWFEPRANQQLDEQVAKLLAKEAAVVVLRASLQGPIDHYDLPVLVNRLRQAESSLPVLLYTWNSRYLAKGNRSGKEIMRWLAQESTLQMTSLKGTPMPSFGDVMNPDYRRRTVEAIVKALEQSGVDGIAVDLAVRTPRFRPKPLAERCAAHPEFCEQYAQGMDTLFASLDTALGERPLLYNGLWNFGEGMIDDQIELLKHADAAIVEYFGMNPREKAHSFSQDILPYLEVMQHLKAEKQLFVFGRGPWTYTNYQEDYLWQRYLYCAFLLAKQKNTLFKYHASFQVPAHAGRSGGLDVYADWRLDLGEPEGAYQLKKGLYIRKFEKGMVVVAPDDGEGGTLTLDASFYTPEGKRVQRAINLSPGEGQLLFKQRLNRKSASHVIDVQSADSPLSHWQGAQLIQDGERVPYVRLSKVKKTLEGEHDLLLNPVRSLHMPATVNLKIRLREPGARVLLIAEVDDPKRRTPWVVIELAPPKKVRLKEKGNPVLFRTPTSENARFWPYLPGPPLTPGQWQELKIEGNKLSSRFRFQRWSHIRFVGAVDVMSVSVSN